In Brachyspira hampsonii, the following are encoded in one genomic region:
- a CDS encoding alpha-glucoside-specific PTS transporter subunit IIBC: MFANIDLRASFQKFGAAMFVPVLLFSFSGLVVGLTIIFKDQSIVGNLANPDGVFYKLIFIIEEGAWTIFRNMPLFFCLGIPIGLSKMAPERAILATLICYLSYNYFIAAILNFWGPQFGVDFTQEAGGVSGLTLIAGIKTLDTSIIGAIFIGVVITIIHNRFYETKLPDYLGVFQGTSFVHIIGFFVVLVLAFLTCLIWPKIQSLIASMQNFLANAGGVGVFIYTFLERILIPTGLHHFIYGPFIYGPAVVPEGIEPYWISHVSEFSNMLEPLKQLFPEGGFALHGNSKVFGAPGLALAIYFCADKENREKMAALLIPVTLTSILVGITEPLEFTFLFISPFLFLVHSILAASLAAVLYVVGGVVGNYGAGLIGFITQNWIFAMKNHSSMVVAHIVIGLIFTAIWFFVFRFLILKFNIPTPGRGESKTKLYTKKDYKEREAKKSSFEEQAAIYLEALGGRTNIEHVTNCATRLRVTVKDVNLVKDADEFKAAGAHGLVKKGNAIQIIVGLSVPQVKAKFEELLKTSE; this comes from the coding sequence ATGTTTGCGAATATTGATTTAAGGGCTAGTTTCCAAAAGTTTGGGGCGGCTATGTTTGTACCGGTATTACTTTTTTCTTTTTCCGGTTTGGTTGTAGGATTAACCATTATTTTTAAGGATCAGTCTATAGTAGGAAATCTAGCTAATCCTGATGGTGTATTCTACAAATTAATATTTATAATAGAAGAAGGTGCATGGACTATATTCAGAAATATGCCTTTATTTTTCTGTTTGGGTATTCCAATAGGTCTTTCAAAAATGGCACCTGAAAGAGCAATATTAGCAACTTTGATATGTTACTTATCATATAATTATTTTATAGCTGCTATACTTAATTTTTGGGGTCCTCAGTTTGGAGTTGATTTCACTCAGGAAGCAGGCGGCGTAAGCGGTTTAACTTTGATAGCAGGTATCAAAACTTTAGATACAAGCATCATAGGTGCAATATTTATAGGAGTAGTTATTACTATTATTCATAATAGATTTTATGAAACAAAACTTCCTGATTATTTGGGGGTATTTCAAGGAACATCTTTTGTACATATTATAGGTTTCTTTGTTGTATTAGTTTTGGCATTCTTAACTTGCTTGATATGGCCTAAAATACAGTCTTTAATAGCTTCAATGCAGAATTTCTTGGCAAATGCAGGCGGTGTCGGAGTATTTATATATACTTTCTTAGAAAGAATATTAATACCTACAGGACTTCATCATTTCATTTACGGGCCTTTCATTTACGGACCTGCGGTTGTACCTGAAGGTATAGAACCATATTGGATAAGCCATGTTTCTGAATTTTCAAATATGCTTGAGCCTCTTAAACAATTATTTCCAGAAGGCGGATTCGCTTTGCATGGAAACTCTAAAGTATTCGGTGCTCCCGGACTTGCTTTAGCTATTTATTTCTGTGCTGATAAAGAGAATCGTGAGAAGATGGCTGCTTTACTTATACCTGTAACATTAACATCAATACTTGTTGGTATTACTGAGCCTTTAGAGTTTACATTCTTGTTTATATCTCCTTTCTTATTCTTGGTGCATTCTATTTTGGCTGCCAGCTTAGCTGCAGTATTGTATGTAGTTGGCGGAGTAGTAGGAAACTATGGGGCAGGATTAATAGGTTTTATAACACAAAACTGGATCTTTGCTATGAAAAATCATTCATCTATGGTTGTAGCACATATTGTTATAGGACTTATATTCACAGCTATATGGTTTTTTGTATTTAGATTTTTAATATTGAAATTTAATATTCCTACTCCGGGAAGAGGTGAAAGTAAGACTAAGCTATATACTAAAAAAGATTATAAAGAAAGAGAAGCTAAAAAATCAAGTTTTGAAGAGCAGGCTGCAATTTATTTAGAGGCTTTAGGCGGAAGAACCAATATAGAGCATGTTACTAATTGTGCTACTAGATTGAGAGTAACTGTTAAAGATGTTAATCTAGTAAAAGATGCTGATGAGTTCAAGGCTGCTGGTGCTCATGGGCTTGTTAAAAAAGGAAATGCTATACAGATAATAGTAGGCTTATCAGTTCCTCAAGTAAAAGCTAAATTTGAAGAACTTTTGAAAACTAGCGAATAA
- a CDS encoding alpha-glucosidase gives MIKFVLVGAGSAQFGCDMLGDIFSTKSLEGSHVTLLDINPTALKKVYDYVKEFIELNKLNFTVDAATDRKEAFKNADFIISSIEVGDRFQLWDEDWKIPMQYGIHQVYGENGGPGGVFHSLRIIPPILDIVKDAMDICPNAYIFNFSNPMTAICTAVKRVYPNAKFIGMCHEIGWLHKWLPKILRMNYESLDIKAGGLNHFSCLLEIKDKKTGKDLYPDVLKNAHGYFEHEVGYSDLLKYAKENNAFSKTESFDHSIEEKLKGEFIWADRRLLKVILEKYKLLPITVDSHFGEYIAWAWDVVDHRGILDFYELYRTVLSKAEPKIELRVKERVSSIINGIVTNESYVEEAVNILNDGLIEDLPNWIAVEVPAEISKDGVKGLKLNNVPKGYLSLLRNYVSVYDLTAEAAIHHKKEYAIQAILANPVVNVCKNIEEMVDKMIDSQKPYLYYLK, from the coding sequence ATGATTAAATTTGTTTTGGTTGGTGCAGGAAGTGCACAATTCGGATGTGATATGCTTGGAGATATTTTCTCTACTAAATCTTTAGAGGGTTCTCATGTTACATTATTGGATATTAATCCTACTGCTTTAAAAAAAGTATATGATTATGTTAAAGAGTTTATAGAATTAAATAAGTTAAATTTTACTGTTGATGCTGCTACAGATAGGAAAGAGGCTTTTAAGAATGCTGATTTTATTATAAGTTCCATAGAGGTAGGAGATAGATTTCAATTATGGGATGAAGATTGGAAAATACCTATGCAGTATGGCATTCATCAGGTTTATGGAGAAAACGGAGGACCTGGAGGAGTATTTCACTCTTTAAGAATTATTCCGCCTATTTTGGATATAGTAAAAGATGCTATGGATATATGTCCTAATGCTTATATATTCAATTTTTCGAATCCTATGACTGCTATATGTACAGCTGTGAAAAGAGTTTATCCTAATGCTAAATTTATAGGTATGTGCCATGAGATAGGCTGGCTTCATAAATGGCTTCCAAAAATTTTAAGAATGAATTATGAGTCATTAGATATAAAAGCAGGAGGACTTAATCATTTCAGCTGCTTATTAGAAATTAAAGATAAAAAAACAGGAAAAGATTTATATCCTGATGTATTAAAAAATGCTCATGGCTATTTTGAACATGAAGTAGGGTATAGTGATTTATTAAAATATGCTAAAGAAAATAATGCATTTTCAAAAACAGAAAGTTTTGATCACTCTATAGAAGAGAAATTGAAAGGTGAGTTTATATGGGCTGATAGAAGACTTTTGAAAGTAATATTAGAAAAATATAAATTATTACCTATAACAGTAGACAGCCATTTCGGAGAGTATATAGCTTGGGCTTGGGATGTGGTTGATCATAGAGGAATATTAGATTTTTATGAATTATATAGAACTGTACTTTCTAAAGCAGAGCCTAAAATAGAATTAAGAGTAAAAGAAAGAGTTTCAAGTATAATAAACGGCATAGTTACAAATGAAAGTTATGTAGAAGAAGCTGTGAATATTTTGAATGACGGATTAATAGAAGATTTGCCTAATTGGATAGCCGTTGAAGTACCTGCTGAAATAAGCAAAGACGGAGTTAAAGGCCTAAAATTAAATAATGTTCCTAAAGGTTATTTATCACTTTTAAGAAATTATGTAAGCGTATACGATTTAACTGCTGAGGCTGCTATACATCATAAAAAAGAGTATGCCATACAGGCTATACTTGCTAACCCTGTTGTTAATGTATGTAAAAATATTGAAGAGATGGTTGATAAAATGATAGATTCTCAGAAACCATATTTGTATTATTTAAAATAA